Proteins from a genomic interval of Capsicum annuum cultivar UCD-10X-F1 chromosome 4, UCD10Xv1.1, whole genome shotgun sequence:
- the LOC107867201 gene encoding cytochrome P450 81Q32, translating to MDHIFTPILYVLSLYIITKHFIRKFRNHPPAPFLTFPIIGHLYLFKKPLQRTLAKISNSHGPVLLLEFGSRNVLLVSSPSAAEECFTKKDIVFANRPRLMAGKHIGYNYTSLAWSSYGDHWRNLRRITSVEMFSNHRLQMLHGIRVDEVKSMVKRINSIAVAQKSVDMKSLFFELMLNVMMRTIAGKRYYGEKVEDIEEAKRFRDIVQETFRIGGATNIGDFLPALKQLVKKLEKSLIVLQQNRDDFMQGLIKDCRKRMEKQGSITDSEIEGNKKSLIEVLLTLQEKEPEYYKDEIIRSLMLVLLSAGTDTSVGTMEWALSLMLNHPETLKKAQAEIDERIGHERLVDESDINNLPYLRCIINETFRMYPAGPLLVPHESSEETTVGGYRIPGGTMLLVNLWAIHNDPKLWDEPRKFKPERFEGLEGVRDGYKMMPFGSGRRCCPGEGLAVRMVALSLGCIIQCFDWQRNGKELVDMIEGTGLTLPKAQPLVAKCNPRPIMANLLSQI from the exons ATGGATCACATTTTCACTCCAATTCTATATGTTCTCTCTCTCTACATCATCACAAAACATTTCATACGTAAATTCAGAAATCATCCACCAGCTCCATTTCTAACATTCCCTATTATTGGCCATCTTTATCTCTTCAAGAAACCTCTTCAACGTACCTTAGCCAAAATCTCCAATTCTCATGGCCCTGTCCTCCTTCTCGAATTCGGTTCACGTAACGTTCTTTTGGTATCATCTCCATCGGCAGCTGAAGAATGTTTTACAAAGAAGGATATTGTTTTCGCGAATCGACCTCGTTTAATGGCAGGGAAACATATTGGATATAATTACACTTCGTTGGCTTGGAGTTCTTATGGTGATCATTGGAGGAATTTGCGGAGGATTACTTCTGTTGAGATGTTTTCCAATCATCGTCTGCAAATGCTTCATGGAATTCGTGTTGATGAAGTCAAATCTATGGTTAAGAGGATTAATTCCATTGCTGTGGCTCAGAAATCTGTGGATATGAAGTCCCTGTTTTTTGAGCTGATGTTGAATGTCATGATGAGGACAATTGCTGGAAAAAG ATACTACGGAGAGAAGGTGGAGGACATCGAAGAAGCTAAGAGATTCAGGGATATTGTGCAGGAGACATTCAGGATCGGCGGGGCGACGAATATTGGGGACTTTCTGCCAGCTTTGAAGCAGTTGGTGAAGAAATTGGAGAAGAGTTTAATTGTGTTGCAACAGAATAGAGATGACTTTATGCAGGGACTGATCAAAGATTGCAGAAAGAGAATGGAGAAACAAGGTAGTATTACTGATTCAGAAATTGAGGGGAATAAGAAGTCATTGATTGAAGTGTTGTTAACACTGCAAGAAAAGGAACCTGAATATTACAAAGATGAAATCATCAGAAGCCTTATGCTT GTACTATTGTCAGCAGGGACTGATACTTCAGTTGGGACAATGGAATGGGCTTTATCTCTAATGTTAAACCATCCTGAAACACTGAAGAAGGCACAAGCTGAAATCGACGAACGTATAGGACATGAACGTCTAGTTGATGAGTCAGACATCAACAATCTACCTTACCTACGTTGCATAATAAACGAGACGTTTAGAATGTACCCTGCAGGACCTTTGTTAGTCCCTCACGAGTCGTCTGAGGAGACCACCGTGGGAGGTTACCGTATACCTGGAGGCACAATGTTGCTTGTGAATTTGTGGGCTATTCACAATGACCCTAAGCTTTGGGATGAACCAAGAAAGTTTAAGCCAGAAAGATTTGAAGGACTAGAAGGTGTTAGAGATGGGTACAAAATGATGCCTTTTGGTTCTGGAAGGAGGTGTTGTCCTGGAGAAGGATTGGCTGTTCGAATGGTTGCTTTGTCATTGGgatgtattattcagtgctttgATTGGCAAAGAAATGGCAAAGAATTGGTTGATATGATTGAAGGAACTGGACTCACCTTGCCTAAAGCTCAACCCTTGGTGGCTAAGTGTAACCCGCGACCGATAATGGCTAATCTTCTTTCTCAGATTTGA
- the LOC107867200 gene encoding agamous-like MADS-box protein AGL104 isoform X2, whose amino-acid sequence MGRVKLQIKKIENTTNRQVTFSKRRNGLIKKAYELSVLCDVDVALIMFSPSGRVSTFSGNKSIEDIMARYVNLPEHDRGRLHNQEHLQRAIAKIKCEADRTYHAPSPASVDSHIEEFQQEIIRYKTQLQDTERRLRMYEDDFCEITTVCEAQYREEVLQETLKQVQARKQVLEENYNSPQPQTTTQPQMDYPAQNVSIVNNVATSDSIANSTFMDWVPHSQRDPHVQILNFLDSNGLLPFRDEADQRMDNMLAPPLNQQLHTANVPAVSNHLSPTSRFDQNDQPRPTSFDGIIDVNNAPWPPLYPTGDDPFPVSQPRERALLELFLSQLTPVNQEHL is encoded by the exons ATGGGGAGAGTAAAGcttcaaatcaagaaaatagagaATACAACAAATAGGCAAGTCACTTTCTCCAAAAGAAGGAATGGACTTATCAAGAAAGCTTATGAACTATCTGTACTTTGTGATGTTGATGTTGCTCTCATCATGTTCTCTCCTTCTGGTCGAGTCAGTACTTTCTCTGGAAATAAAAG CATTGAAGATATTATGGCACGTTATGTGAATCTCCCGGAGCATGATCGAGGAAG GCTACACAACCAAGAG CATCTCCAAAGGGCTATTGCTAAAATAAAATGTGAAGCGGATCGAACTTATCATGCACCAAG CCCAGCGAGCGTTGATTCCCACATAGAGGAATTTCAACAAGAAATTATTAGATACAAGACTCAACTACAAGACACGGAAAGACGACTAAG AATGTATGAAGACGATTTTTGCGAAATTACCACAGTATGTGAGGCACAATATAGGGAAGAAGTACTCCAAGAAACACTTAAACAAGTCCAAGCTCGCAAA CAAGTATTGGAGGAAAATTATAACTCTCCCCAACCACAAACCACTACACAGCCACAG ATGGATTATCCAGCACAGAATGTGAGCATAGTGAATAACGTGGCAACAAGTGATTCAATTGCAAATAGTACATTCATGGATTGGGTCCCACACTCACAGAGAGATCCTCACGTCCAAATTCTCAATTTTCTTGATTCCAATGGCCTTCTTCCCTTCAG AGATGAAGCTGATCAACGCATGGACAACATGTTAGCACCACCTTTGAATCAACAACTTCACACTGCCAATGTCCCAGCAGTATCAAATCATCTGAGTCCAACTAGTCGATTTGATCAAAATGATCAGCCACGTCCAACATCATTCGATGGCATAATTGATGTCAATAATGCTCCATGGCCGCCCTTATATCCAACAG GGGACGATCCATTTCCAGTGTCACAACCCAGAGAAAGAGCACTCCTTGAACTCTTCTTGTCTCAACTCACTCCTGTGAACCAAGAGCACCTTTGA
- the LOC107867200 gene encoding agamous-like MADS-box protein AGL104 isoform X1 encodes MGRVKLQIKKIENTTNRQVTFSKRRNGLIKKAYELSVLCDVDVALIMFSPSGRVSTFSGNKSIEDIMARYVNLPEHDRGRLHNQEHLQRAIAKIKCEADRTYHAPSSPASVDSHIEEFQQEIIRYKTQLQDTERRLRMYEDDFCEITTVCEAQYREEVLQETLKQVQARKQVLEENYNSPQPQTTTQPQMDYPAQNVSIVNNVATSDSIANSTFMDWVPHSQRDPHVQILNFLDSNGLLPFRDEADQRMDNMLAPPLNQQLHTANVPAVSNHLSPTSRFDQNDQPRPTSFDGIIDVNNAPWPPLYPTGDDPFPVSQPRERALLELFLSQLTPVNQEHL; translated from the exons ATGGGGAGAGTAAAGcttcaaatcaagaaaatagagaATACAACAAATAGGCAAGTCACTTTCTCCAAAAGAAGGAATGGACTTATCAAGAAAGCTTATGAACTATCTGTACTTTGTGATGTTGATGTTGCTCTCATCATGTTCTCTCCTTCTGGTCGAGTCAGTACTTTCTCTGGAAATAAAAG CATTGAAGATATTATGGCACGTTATGTGAATCTCCCGGAGCATGATCGAGGAAG GCTACACAACCAAGAG CATCTCCAAAGGGCTATTGCTAAAATAAAATGTGAAGCGGATCGAACTTATCATGCACCAAG TAGCCCAGCGAGCGTTGATTCCCACATAGAGGAATTTCAACAAGAAATTATTAGATACAAGACTCAACTACAAGACACGGAAAGACGACTAAG AATGTATGAAGACGATTTTTGCGAAATTACCACAGTATGTGAGGCACAATATAGGGAAGAAGTACTCCAAGAAACACTTAAACAAGTCCAAGCTCGCAAA CAAGTATTGGAGGAAAATTATAACTCTCCCCAACCACAAACCACTACACAGCCACAG ATGGATTATCCAGCACAGAATGTGAGCATAGTGAATAACGTGGCAACAAGTGATTCAATTGCAAATAGTACATTCATGGATTGGGTCCCACACTCACAGAGAGATCCTCACGTCCAAATTCTCAATTTTCTTGATTCCAATGGCCTTCTTCCCTTCAG AGATGAAGCTGATCAACGCATGGACAACATGTTAGCACCACCTTTGAATCAACAACTTCACACTGCCAATGTCCCAGCAGTATCAAATCATCTGAGTCCAACTAGTCGATTTGATCAAAATGATCAGCCACGTCCAACATCATTCGATGGCATAATTGATGTCAATAATGCTCCATGGCCGCCCTTATATCCAACAG GGGACGATCCATTTCCAGTGTCACAACCCAGAGAAAGAGCACTCCTTGAACTCTTCTTGTCTCAACTCACTCCTGTGAACCAAGAGCACCTTTGA